In Vicinamibacteria bacterium, a genomic segment contains:
- a CDS encoding archease yields MGQTPEAEWEHFAHDADIGVRGRGKTPAEAFAAVALALTAVVADPGSVRPERGVEIACAASDLEALLFDWLNAVIYEMDTQGLLFRRFEVAIKGGRLLATCFGERVEPARHQPAVEVKGATYTALHVAQDERGRWVAECVVDV; encoded by the coding sequence GTGGGGCAGACCCCCGAGGCAGAGTGGGAGCACTTCGCCCATGACGCCGACATCGGCGTCCGGGGTCGCGGGAAGACGCCGGCGGAGGCCTTCGCCGCCGTCGCCTTGGCCTTGACCGCGGTCGTCGCTGACCCGGGCTCGGTGCGGCCGGAGCGAGGGGTCGAGATCGCCTGCGCGGCCTCCGACCTGGAGGCGTTGCTCTTCGACTGGCTGAATGCGGTCATTTACGAGATGGACACCCAGGGCCTGCTCTTCCGACGCTTCGAGGTCGCGATCAAGGGCGGCCGCCTCCTGGCCACCTGCTTCGGGGAGCGGGTCGAGCCCGCGCGCCACCAACCCGCGGTGGAGGTCAAGGGAGCCACCTACACCGCCCTGCATGTGGCCCAGGACGAGCGGGGCCGCTGGGTGGCGGAGTGTGTGGTGGACGTATAG
- a CDS encoding carboxypeptidase regulatory-like domain-containing protein: MRVARCRLIKRSLLCATFLMLVGNPSRAAAQVSAAISGVVTDSSGSTISAATVAAKSLETSTVRNTTTDAAGRYRLLALAVGPYEVAVGKDGFQTTVRGGIHLVVGQQASLDFSLQVGAVTEQVTVIAEISPVNATTADISGLVGEQQIKNLPLNGRSYDLLTLLNPGVVNFTWEKTGGIGISNSTTANMFSVSGNRPQQNLFLLNGVEFTGAAENNMTPGGASGQLLGIDAVREFNILRDSYGAEYGKKPGGQVSIVTQSGTNQWHGSIFEFLRNNALDARNFFDAGPSAPPFQRNQFGASAGGPIQKDKTFLFVNYEGFRENLHQTSVAYVPDAQARLDAAPVVKNLGLLNLWPVAPAGAPDFKVNAKGDGVAQVLSSPLRTIREDFGTVRVDHVFSTRDSASLVYTLDDSSSVTATPFDPYSTDLLSLQEQVLSVQETHVFSPTLLNTARIGFSRARYFFTGEPTPGTPAASVPGFLAGLPVGAVVVGGSQASNPQAQLGLAGSNNGSNLHIARNLYTVADDLAFTKGRHQLRVGLWLQPFQSNEVIALSQYGQVTFTGLPSFLAGTASFLYDPAPTEMNWRSLFGAWYAQDEVRVRSDLTLSLGFRDEFSTGWNEAHGRAANYTFGSSAIACASQPAKNVCLPRVGDSLFTINRATFLPQPRISIAWRPFDKETVIHAGFGVYNDLQDALGYRADQNAPSNPVYTIGATSLTNIFGAAGNPIQRSAPPPTTPLALLVPGGVQPDMYTPTLISYSFRIEREILPRTSLTVGYVGSHGYHEIIGVDANAPAPVVCPASPCPATFPTTLDPVTGLPVFGALAGQPVPKGTYFNPTNVKPNTALANTWTWVSQGNSSYNALQVDLNRRFSGGLSLRAVYTWSKALDDGDSLNATAASNAVALLSNPYNKSADWGPATYDVRHAAAVNVIYALPFGHGRRFLGGLHGIADGIVSGWTLNSVVSVQSGFPLTPQLAYNPANNGDSRNPVRPFLNPAFKGSVVTGNPNQWFNPNAFIAPPSNSGFYGNVGRNAYTGPGLATWDFSAFKDTHVSENVNLQFRLEVFNLLNQANFNTPNLITHVLQAPPNATFPVQSPTAGQVTSTSTTSRQIQLALKLLW, from the coding sequence ATGCGCGTCGCTCGTTGTCGTTTGATAAAGCGGTCGCTCTTGTGCGCTACATTCCTCATGCTCGTGGGGAATCCGTCGCGTGCTGCGGCTCAAGTGTCAGCGGCAATTTCCGGCGTCGTCACCGACTCCTCCGGCTCGACGATATCCGCCGCCACCGTCGCCGCCAAGAGTCTTGAAACGAGTACCGTTCGCAATACCACAACCGATGCGGCCGGGCGCTATCGGTTGCTTGCGCTCGCGGTCGGCCCGTACGAGGTGGCGGTGGGTAAGGATGGCTTTCAGACGACGGTCCGTGGCGGAATCCATCTAGTCGTGGGACAGCAAGCGAGCCTTGACTTCAGCCTGCAGGTTGGAGCGGTCACGGAGCAGGTCACCGTGATAGCGGAAATCTCACCCGTGAACGCAACGACCGCGGACATCTCCGGCTTGGTGGGAGAGCAGCAGATCAAGAACCTTCCTTTGAACGGCCGGAGCTACGACTTGCTCACTCTCCTTAATCCGGGCGTCGTGAACTTCACCTGGGAAAAGACGGGAGGGATCGGAATCTCCAATTCAACGACCGCCAATATGTTCTCTGTTTCCGGAAACCGGCCCCAACAGAACCTTTTTTTGCTGAATGGCGTGGAGTTCACGGGTGCGGCCGAAAACAACATGACCCCCGGAGGTGCCAGCGGGCAATTGCTGGGCATCGACGCGGTGAGGGAATTCAACATTCTGCGGGACAGCTACGGCGCCGAGTACGGCAAGAAGCCGGGGGGCCAAGTCAGCATCGTGACGCAATCCGGGACGAATCAGTGGCACGGGTCGATCTTTGAGTTCCTGCGTAACAACGCCCTAGACGCCCGCAACTTTTTCGATGCCGGTCCTTCCGCTCCGCCATTTCAGAGGAATCAGTTTGGCGCTTCGGCGGGAGGCCCCATCCAGAAGGACAAGACCTTCTTGTTCGTCAACTACGAGGGATTCCGCGAGAATCTGCACCAAACTTCCGTGGCCTACGTTCCCGACGCGCAGGCCCGGCTGGATGCCGCTCCCGTCGTCAAAAACCTCGGTCTCCTGAACCTGTGGCCGGTAGCTCCGGCGGGCGCCCCCGATTTCAAGGTCAACGCCAAAGGTGACGGAGTCGCCCAGGTACTCAGCAGTCCTCTGCGGACCATCCGCGAGGATTTCGGCACGGTGCGAGTGGATCACGTGTTTTCGACTAGAGATTCTGCGAGCTTGGTCTACACCCTCGACGACAGCAGCTCCGTCACGGCAACGCCGTTCGATCCTTACAGCACCGATTTGCTGAGCCTGCAGGAGCAAGTGCTGAGCGTGCAGGAGACGCATGTCTTCTCGCCGACGCTGCTCAATACGGCCCGCATCGGCTTCTCCCGTGCCCGATATTTCTTCACCGGCGAGCCCACGCCGGGCACTCCGGCGGCGAGCGTACCGGGCTTCCTGGCCGGGCTTCCCGTCGGCGCGGTGGTGGTTGGCGGCAGCCAGGCTTCCAATCCGCAGGCGCAGTTGGGCTTGGCGGGGAGCAATAACGGAAGCAATCTGCACATCGCGCGCAACTTGTACACCGTCGCAGACGATCTGGCGTTCACCAAAGGACGACATCAGCTTCGGGTCGGCTTGTGGTTGCAACCGTTCCAATCCAACGAGGTGATCGCGCTCAGTCAGTATGGACAGGTGACCTTTACTGGACTCCCCAGCTTTTTGGCCGGCACGGCGAGCTTTTTATACGACCCGGCGCCAACGGAGATGAACTGGCGGTCGCTTTTCGGCGCCTGGTACGCCCAAGATGAGGTTCGCGTACGCTCGGACCTGACTCTGTCCCTGGGCTTTCGCGACGAGTTCAGCACCGGCTGGAATGAGGCGCATGGGCGAGCTGCGAACTACACCTTCGGCAGCTCGGCCATCGCGTGCGCATCTCAACCAGCCAAGAACGTTTGTTTGCCGCGAGTGGGGGACTCTTTGTTCACGATCAACCGCGCGACATTCTTGCCGCAGCCGCGAATCAGTATCGCGTGGCGTCCGTTTGACAAGGAGACCGTCATCCATGCGGGCTTCGGCGTGTACAACGACCTCCAGGATGCGCTGGGCTATCGAGCGGACCAGAACGCGCCCTCGAACCCGGTCTACACGATCGGCGCCACCAGCCTCACGAATATTTTTGGCGCTGCAGGCAATCCCATCCAGCGCAGCGCACCACCGCCGACAACTCCACTTGCTCTCTTGGTGCCGGGTGGAGTTCAACCCGACATGTACACGCCCACCCTAATCTCCTACTCGTTCAGGATCGAGCGGGAAATCCTCCCCCGCACGTCCCTCACCGTGGGCTATGTCGGAAGCCATGGCTATCACGAGATCATCGGGGTCGACGCCAATGCGCCCGCTCCTGTTGTCTGTCCAGCGTCGCCCTGCCCGGCTACGTTCCCCACGACGCTCGACCCAGTGACCGGCCTGCCGGTGTTTGGCGCGTTAGCCGGGCAACCCGTGCCGAAGGGGACGTATTTCAATCCCACTAACGTCAAGCCAAACACCGCGCTCGCGAATACGTGGACCTGGGTCTCCCAAGGCAACAGTTCGTACAATGCGCTGCAAGTGGATCTGAACCGTCGTTTCAGTGGAGGGCTCTCGCTTCGCGCCGTGTATACCTGGTCCAAGGCGCTGGATGATGGGGATTCGCTCAATGCCACTGCGGCGAGCAATGCGGTAGCGCTACTCTCGAACCCCTACAACAAAAGCGCAGACTGGGGGCCGGCGACGTACGACGTCCGGCACGCCGCCGCGGTGAACGTCATTTATGCCCTGCCGTTCGGCCACGGACGGCGCTTTCTGGGCGGCCTCCACGGCATTGCCGACGGCATCGTCAGCGGATGGACGCTGAACTCCGTCGTGAGCGTGCAGTCGGGATTCCCGCTTACGCCACAACTCGCCTACAACCCCGCGAACAACGGCGATTCGCGCAATCCGGTCCGGCCCTTCTTGAACCCCGCATTTAAGGGATCAGTGGTTACGGGGAATCCGAATCAGTGGTTCAATCCCAACGCTTTCATCGCGCCGCCGAGCAACAGCGGTTTCTACGGCAATGTGGGAAGGAATGCCTATACGGGTCCGGGGCTGGCGACGTGGGATTTTTCCGCTTTCAAGGATACTCACGTAAGCGAGAACGTGAACCTTCAGTTCCGGCTGGAGGTCTTCAATCTCTTGAACCAGGCCAATTTCAACACCCCGAACCTCATCACCCATGTGTTGCAGGCCCCGCCGAACGCGACCTTCCCCGTGCAATCACCCACGGCGGGACAGGTTACAAGCACCTCAACGACATCAAGGCAAATTCAGCTAGCGCTAAAGCTGCTCTGGTAA
- a CDS encoding TolC family protein: MKRLIALALFVLLARPSLQAAPAGAPPPPARLSLKAAEDLALHNNPQVSVARLNALAAGQVTREVRSTLLPSGAAYATAVDAHENSRISAGGLNNPIIYERVATGAILSQLITDFGRSTNLLSSAKLRAEAEEENSRAISARIILAADQAFFRALQSQAVLKVAEQTVSARQAVADQVEALANSKLRSALDLSFAKVNLAEAKLLLLDAQNGVDAAGASLSEVLGYPSQQTFELVEDTSPLPPPPPDIEPLVAQALGRRPELAALELAYESAEKFRKAEHDLLLPSVRALGAVGVAPIRNDHLSQWFGAVGVNVEIPVFNNFLFVPRAREADLRAEAAHQSLIELQNRVGRDVRTSWLDASTAFRRLEVTGQLLAQASLALDLAETRYNLGLSSIVELSQAQLQKTQAEISNVAAGYQYRLALATLEYQIAGR; encoded by the coding sequence GTGAAAAGACTCATTGCCCTGGCTTTGTTCGTTCTCCTCGCCCGCCCTTCTCTCCAAGCTGCCCCCGCGGGAGCGCCACCGCCCCCCGCCCGGCTCTCCCTGAAGGCGGCCGAAGACTTGGCCCTCCACAACAACCCCCAGGTCTCGGTGGCCCGCCTGAACGCCCTGGCCGCCGGCCAGGTCACCCGCGAGGTTCGCTCCACTCTCCTGCCCTCGGGCGCCGCCTATGCCACCGCCGTCGATGCCCACGAGAATAGCCGCATCAGCGCGGGAGGCCTGAACAACCCGATCATCTACGAACGCGTCGCCACCGGGGCCATTCTCAGCCAGCTGATCACCGACTTCGGGCGTTCGACCAATCTGCTCTCGAGCGCGAAGCTGCGCGCCGAGGCCGAGGAAGAGAACAGCCGGGCGATCTCGGCCCGAATCATCCTGGCCGCGGACCAGGCATTCTTCCGCGCCCTCCAGAGCCAGGCCGTCCTCAAGGTGGCGGAGCAAACGGTCTCGGCGCGGCAGGCGGTGGCCGATCAGGTGGAGGCCCTGGCCAACAGCAAGCTCCGATCCGCCCTGGACCTGAGCTTCGCGAAGGTCAATCTGGCGGAGGCCAAGCTTCTCCTCCTCGACGCCCAGAACGGTGTCGACGCCGCCGGGGCCAGCCTGTCCGAGGTTCTCGGCTATCCCTCCCAACAGACCTTCGAGCTCGTCGAGGATACTTCGCCTTTGCCACCCCCCCCGCCCGACATCGAGCCCCTCGTCGCCCAGGCCCTAGGTCGACGGCCGGAGCTCGCCGCCCTCGAACTCGCTTACGAGTCCGCGGAGAAGTTTCGCAAGGCCGAGCATGACCTCCTCCTGCCGAGCGTAAGGGCTCTGGGTGCGGTGGGCGTGGCTCCCATCCGCAACGACCACCTCTCGCAGTGGTTCGGTGCTGTCGGCGTCAACGTCGAGATCCCGGTCTTCAACAACTTCCTCTTCGTCCCTCGGGCGCGGGAGGCGGATCTGCGGGCGGAAGCCGCTCACCAGAGCCTCATCGAGCTGCAAAATCGGGTGGGCCGCGACGTCCGCACGAGCTGGCTGGACGCGAGCACGGCCTTTCGCCGACTCGAGGTGACCGGGCAACTCCTGGCCCAGGCCAGCCTGGCCCTCGACCTCGCGGAGACACGCTACAACCTGGGGCTGAGCTCGATCGTGGAGTTGAGCCAGGCCCAGTTACAGAAGACCCAGGCGGAGATCAGCAACGTCGCGGCCGGGTACCAGTATCGGCTGGCGCTCGCCACCCTCGAATACCAGATCGCCGGCCGCTGA
- a CDS encoding RtcB family protein — protein MDPSLFEHRSDLEWVIEPRGRMRVPGLLFATEELLRAMDHKVYEQVVNVASLPGIQKASLAMPDAHWGYGFAVGGVAAFDPEEGGVVSAGGVGFDISCGVRSLTTGLVRAEVEESKEELADALFRTVPAGVGSTGGIRLGREELDRMLLGGARWAVEQGFGGHEDLERVEEDGRMKDARAECVSDRAKTRMRDEVGTLGSGNHYLEVQEVAEIFDSPAAGAYGLREKEVVVSIHCGSRGLGHQIGTEALKEMLAAAPRHRLALPDRELASAPIHSPEGERYLGAMRAAINVALANRQVITHLARAAFAEVIPQAHLRLLYDVSHNTCKVEEHRVGGRGKTLYVHRKGATRAWGPGHPDLPEAFRAVGQPVLVGGTMGTCSYVLAGTETGMEASFGSACHGAGRGMSRHQALKQWSGRQVVDELKRRGILIRSPSLRGVAEEAPGAYKDVTAVVEATHRAGLARRVARLVPIVTVKG, from the coding sequence GTGGATCCGTCTCTCTTCGAGCACCGATCGGACCTGGAGTGGGTCATCGAGCCCCGGGGGCGGATGCGTGTTCCCGGCCTCCTCTTCGCCACCGAGGAGCTCCTGCGCGCGATGGACCACAAGGTCTACGAGCAGGTGGTGAACGTCGCCAGCCTGCCCGGAATACAGAAGGCCTCCCTGGCCATGCCCGACGCCCATTGGGGCTACGGCTTCGCGGTGGGAGGGGTGGCCGCCTTCGATCCCGAAGAGGGGGGCGTGGTCTCCGCGGGGGGGGTTGGGTTTGACATCTCGTGCGGGGTGCGCAGCCTCACCACCGGCCTGGTCCGTGCTGAAGTGGAGGAGTCGAAAGAGGAACTCGCGGACGCCCTTTTCCGCACCGTGCCCGCGGGGGTCGGGAGCACGGGCGGAATCCGCCTGGGGCGGGAAGAGCTCGACCGGATGCTCCTGGGGGGCGCGCGCTGGGCGGTGGAGCAGGGCTTCGGCGGGCACGAGGATCTGGAGCGCGTCGAGGAGGACGGGCGCATGAAGGACGCCCGGGCCGAGTGCGTTTCGGATCGCGCCAAGACCCGGATGCGCGACGAGGTGGGAACCCTCGGCTCGGGCAACCACTACCTGGAGGTGCAGGAGGTAGCGGAGATTTTCGACTCCCCCGCAGCCGGCGCCTACGGCCTTCGGGAAAAGGAGGTGGTGGTCAGCATCCACTGCGGGTCCCGCGGTCTCGGTCACCAGATCGGGACGGAGGCCCTGAAGGAGATGCTGGCCGCCGCCCCCCGCCACCGCCTGGCCCTGCCCGACCGCGAGCTCGCCTCCGCTCCCATCCACTCCCCGGAGGGAGAGCGTTATTTGGGGGCGATGCGGGCCGCCATCAACGTTGCCCTCGCCAACCGCCAGGTCATCACCCACCTGGCGCGGGCGGCTTTCGCGGAGGTGATCCCCCAGGCGCACCTGAGGCTTCTCTACGACGTCTCCCACAACACGTGCAAGGTCGAGGAACACCGGGTGGGGGGGCGAGGGAAGACGCTCTACGTCCACCGGAAGGGGGCGACGCGGGCCTGGGGCCCCGGCCATCCCGACCTGCCGGAGGCCTTCCGGGCCGTGGGTCAGCCCGTGCTCGTGGGCGGCACCATGGGCACGTGCTCCTATGTGCTCGCGGGCACGGAGACGGGTATGGAAGCTTCGTTTGGCTCGGCGTGCCACGGGGCGGGCCGCGGCATGAGCCGGCACCAGGCGTTGAAGCAGTGGTCGGGCCGGCAGGTCGTGGACGAACTCAAGAGGCGGGGCATCCTGATCCGCAGCCCCTCGCTGCGGGGGGTGGCGGAGGAGGCCCCGGGCGCCTACAAGGACGTGACCGCGGTCGTAGAGGCGACGCACCGAGCCGGCCTCGCCCGGCGGGTGGCCCGGCTCGTTCCCATCGTCACCGTCAAGGGCTGA
- a CDS encoding glycosyltransferase gives MIFTIDAGGGHRAAADALVAASEERPRPWHFQVLNLQSLLLSLDPLKSLGGLTLEEAYNGLLQRGWTAFMVPMLRVLHGAIALRQKALSAALARHLGERRPAAVVSVMPNFNGVIRDALRATHPGVPFLVLLTDFADFPPHFWMEPGVDRVIVGSDRAGEQALEMGIPNERISRVSGMVLHPRFHRGEGQQLRSGVRSALGLGPQDFVLLLLFGGKGSAEMEPLATRLLDLSPSWTVIAICGDNPTLFERLAPLEAAAGGRLRRLGFTDRVGDYMAASDVLITKSGPGSLAEAFHQGVPVVVTANRRTIPQERFNTRFVAERQLGLVVPHWREMPPAVARLAQDPERLATLRANIAALPKNRAVYEALEVIGREIGF, from the coding sequence TTGATCTTCACGATCGACGCCGGAGGGGGGCATCGAGCCGCCGCGGACGCCCTGGTGGCGGCGTCCGAAGAACGCCCCCGTCCCTGGCATTTCCAGGTGTTGAACCTCCAGTCCCTCCTGCTGTCCCTGGATCCGCTCAAGAGCCTGGGCGGGCTGACGCTCGAGGAGGCCTACAACGGGCTCCTCCAGCGGGGCTGGACGGCCTTCATGGTGCCCATGCTCCGGGTTCTGCATGGTGCCATCGCATTGCGCCAGAAGGCCCTGAGCGCGGCCCTGGCCCGCCACCTCGGGGAGCGCCGCCCCGCGGCCGTGGTCTCGGTCATGCCTAACTTCAACGGGGTCATCCGGGACGCGCTTCGGGCCACGCATCCCGGGGTGCCCTTCCTGGTCCTGCTCACGGATTTCGCCGACTTCCCCCCCCACTTCTGGATGGAGCCCGGGGTGGATCGCGTGATCGTGGGCTCCGATCGCGCGGGGGAGCAAGCCTTGGAAATGGGGATCCCGAATGAGCGGATCTCGCGTGTCTCGGGCATGGTCCTGCATCCCCGCTTCCACCGGGGGGAAGGCCAGCAGCTGCGGAGCGGGGTGCGGAGCGCGCTTGGCCTGGGCCCGCAGGACTTCGTCCTGCTTCTGCTCTTCGGGGGCAAGGGCTCCGCGGAGATGGAGCCGCTCGCGACCCGCTTGCTCGACTTGTCTCCCTCCTGGACCGTAATCGCGATCTGCGGCGACAACCCGACCCTATTCGAGCGTCTGGCCCCCCTGGAGGCTGCGGCGGGGGGGCGCCTCCGCCGCCTGGGCTTCACCGACCGCGTGGGGGACTACATGGCCGCGAGCGACGTGCTCATCACCAAGTCGGGCCCGGGCTCCCTGGCCGAGGCCTTCCACCAGGGCGTGCCCGTGGTGGTGACCGCGAACCGCCGGACCATTCCCCAGGAGCGGTTCAACACCCGCTTCGTGGCCGAGCGGCAGCTCGGGCTCGTGGTCCCGCACTGGCGCGAGATGCCACCCGCGGTGGCCCGCCTGGCCCAAGATCCCGAGCGTCTGGCCACCCTCCGCGCGAACATAGCGGCCCTGCCCAAGAACCGTGCCGTCTACGAGGCCCTCGAGGTCATCGGGAGAGAGATCGGCTTCTAG
- a CDS encoding TOBE domain-containing protein, whose translation MADRRVRPPKLLTPREASEVLRVGYTTLKQWIYAKKLRTVKTPGGHHRIPESEIDRLLPRKAEKGSVETRRKYFRRISGRNQLLGRITDIRIDGLLAQVTISIAGQRINSIITSDAAREMRLQRGQIVAALIKSTEVMIIRPD comes from the coding sequence ATGGCAGACAGGCGAGTCCGGCCCCCCAAGCTCCTAACGCCTCGAGAGGCTTCCGAGGTTCTGCGGGTGGGCTACACCACCCTCAAGCAATGGATTTACGCCAAGAAGCTCCGAACCGTGAAAACGCCGGGGGGACACCACCGCATCCCCGAGTCGGAGATCGATCGGCTTCTGCCCCGGAAGGCCGAAAAGGGCAGTGTCGAGACACGACGCAAGTACTTCCGAAGGATTAGCGGTCGCAATCAGCTCCTGGGACGCATTACGGACATCCGAATCGACGGGCTGCTGGCGCAAGTGACGATCTCGATTGCCGGCCAGCGCATCAACTCCATCATCACGTCGGACGCCGCCCGGGAAATGAGGCTCCAGCGGGGCCAAATCGTGGCCGCACTCATCAAGTCCACGGAGGTCATGATCATCAGACCGGACTAG
- a CDS encoding molybdopterin-dependent oxidoreductase — protein MTREQGTSLRAATLLWVLCSLASPGHNWAQEPVVSPSTGIVLRIEGLVDKPLGLSAADLARMPRQTLEARDRDGKLVRFAGVTLTEVLRAAGGPLGEKLRGTQLSKFLLVEAADGYRVVFALPELDPAFTDESILIADRRDGQPLSAAEGPLRLVVLHEKRQARWVRQVTTLRVLLANP, from the coding sequence ATGACCAGGGAGCAGGGTACAAGTCTGCGCGCCGCTACGTTGCTCTGGGTGCTGTGCTCCCTTGCCTCCCCTGGCCATAACTGGGCGCAGGAGCCGGTCGTTTCGCCCAGCACCGGCATCGTGCTGAGAATAGAGGGGCTGGTCGACAAGCCCCTGGGCCTGTCGGCCGCGGATCTGGCACGGATGCCGCGCCAGACCCTGGAGGCCAGAGACCGTGACGGGAAGCTCGTGCGCTTCGCGGGCGTCACGCTCACCGAGGTCCTTAGGGCGGCGGGAGGCCCGTTGGGCGAGAAGCTGCGCGGCACGCAGCTTTCTAAGTTCCTCCTGGTCGAAGCAGCAGATGGCTACCGGGTGGTGTTCGCGCTTCCGGAGTTGGACCCCGCATTTACGGATGAGAGCATCCTGATCGCCGATCGTCGGGACGGGCAGCCCCTCTCGGCTGCCGAGGGTCCGCTACGTCTAGTGGTGCTGCACGAGAAGCGACAGGCACGTTGGGTGCGACAAGTGACCACTCTGAGGGTGTTGCTGGCAAACCCCTGA
- a CDS encoding PLP-dependent aminotransferase family protein — MSTHEALFSAAARGMRFSAIRRMSALIERPGIISFAPGQPSPETFPVTQFREIVNEILERESAQAFQYVLTRGVGALIQAVTEYARAKGMAATVDQTLITDGSQQGLDLVSRTLLDPGDVALVELPSYIGATSAFRAAQARMVGVKLDEQGLDLEDLRRRHAEERAAGRRVKLLYVVPNFQNPSGISHPVANRRELMRTARELDLLIVEDDPYGDLYFEAEPRPTLKSMDEEGRVLYLASFSKILAPGLRTAFLLGPEEILAKVEIAKQSANLCGSSLDQRIVLSCLRRGLIEEQKVRIRPYYRAKRDAMLEALKKEGLPGVTWTHPAGGLFVWATLPEGMDAEKLLPGAVEEGVAYVAGAPFFVDGSGANTLRLTFAKEEEGRIREGVARLARAIRAGHS, encoded by the coding sequence ATGTCCACCCACGAGGCCCTCTTCTCGGCCGCCGCTCGGGGTATGCGCTTCTCCGCCATCCGCCGCATGAGCGCCCTCATCGAGCGGCCGGGAATCATTTCCTTCGCTCCCGGCCAGCCGAGCCCGGAGACCTTCCCGGTCACCCAGTTCCGCGAGATCGTGAACGAAATCCTGGAACGGGAGAGCGCACAGGCCTTCCAATACGTGCTCACCCGCGGCGTGGGCGCCCTCATCCAGGCCGTGACGGAGTACGCCCGGGCCAAAGGGATGGCGGCCACGGTCGACCAAACCCTGATCACGGACGGCAGCCAACAGGGCCTGGACCTCGTCAGCCGGACCCTCCTCGACCCCGGAGACGTCGCCCTGGTGGAGCTGCCCTCGTACATCGGGGCCACTTCCGCCTTCCGAGCCGCCCAGGCCCGGATGGTGGGGGTAAAGCTGGACGAGCAGGGCCTGGACCTCGAGGACCTTCGCCGGCGCCATGCGGAGGAGCGAGCCGCGGGCCGGAGGGTGAAGCTCCTCTACGTGGTCCCGAACTTCCAGAACCCTTCCGGGATCAGCCATCCCGTGGCCAACCGGCGGGAGCTCATGAGGACGGCCCGGGAACTGGACCTGTTGATCGTGGAGGACGATCCTTACGGGGACCTCTATTTCGAGGCCGAGCCCCGCCCCACCCTCAAGTCCATGGACGAGGAGGGCCGCGTGCTCTACCTCGCTTCCTTCTCCAAGATCCTCGCCCCCGGGCTGCGGACCGCGTTCCTGTTGGGGCCGGAGGAGATCCTGGCCAAAGTGGAGATCGCCAAGCAGTCCGCCAACCTTTGCGGGAGCAGCCTTGACCAGCGGATCGTGCTGAGCTGCCTGCGCCGCGGGCTCATCGAGGAGCAGAAGGTGCGGATCCGGCCCTACTACCGCGCCAAGCGTGACGCCATGCTGGAGGCCCTGAAGAAGGAGGGGCTGCCCGGCGTCACCTGGACGCACCCCGCGGGGGGGTTGTTCGTGTGGGCCACCCTCCCGGAGGGTATGGACGCGGAGAAGCTCCTGCCCGGCGCGGTCGAGGAGGGCGTGGCTTACGTGGCCGGGGCGCCCTTCTTCGTGGACGGCAGCGGGGCCAACACCCTGCGTCTCACCTTCGCTAAGGAGGAGGAGGGGCGCATCCGCGAGGGCGTGGCCCGCCTGGCGCGCGCGATCCGAGCCGGCCACTCCTGA